In Candidatus Melainabacteria bacterium, the following proteins share a genomic window:
- the sucD gene encoding succinate--CoA ligase subunit alpha, which yields MSILIDKETKVIVQGITGNMGRTHTAHMLEYGTKIVAGVTPGKGGQEVSGVKVFDTVQEAKEKTGATVSCIFVPAYFVLDAAYEALDAGMDIVVIITEGIPLHDEVKIIRRSNELGIKVIGPNCPGIITPGECLIGIHPGIMYKPGKVGMISRSGTLTYEIALALTNSNVGQSTCIGIGGDPVVGLSIVDCLKLFNFDKDTGVIVLIGEIGGTAEEEAAEFIKKEIKKPVVAYIAGRTAPEGKRMGHAGAIITGNKGTAESKVKTFKDANVQVACVPSEVADLVKKAMKEITN from the coding sequence ATGAGTATACTAATTGACAAAGAAACAAAAGTCATAGTCCAGGGAATTACTGGCAACATGGGTAGAACTCACACAGCTCATATGTTAGAGTACGGAACTAAAATTGTTGCTGGTGTAACACCAGGAAAAGGTGGACAAGAAGTTTCTGGTGTTAAAGTCTTTGACACTGTTCAAGAAGCAAAAGAAAAAACAGGAGCTACTGTTAGTTGTATTTTTGTACCTGCATACTTTGTACTTGATGCTGCATATGAAGCACTTGATGCAGGCATGGATATTGTTGTAATTATTACAGAAGGCATTCCACTACATGATGAAGTAAAAATTATAAGACGTTCAAATGAATTAGGCATAAAAGTTATTGGACCAAATTGTCCAGGAATAATTACACCTGGTGAGTGTTTAATTGGTATTCATCCTGGAATAATGTATAAGCCAGGAAAAGTAGGGATGATAAGTAGAAGTGGAACATTAACATATGAAATTGCACTTGCACTAACAAACTCAAACGTTGGACAATCAACATGCATTGGAATTGGTGGAGATCCAGTAGTTGGTTTAAGTATCGTTGATTGTTTAAAACTTTTTAATTTTGACAAGGATACAGGAGTAATTGTTTTAATTGGAGAAATAGGTGGTACAGCTGAAGAAGAAGCAGCAGAGTTTATAAAAAAAGAAATTAAAAAACCAGTTGTAGCATATATAGCAGGACGTACTGCACCAGAAGGGAAAAGAATGGGCCATGCAGGTGCAATAATCACTGGTAATAAAGGAACAGCAGAAAGCAAAGTAAAAACTTTTAAAGATGCAAATGTTCAGGTAGCTTGTGTACCAAGTGAGGTAGCAGATTTAGTTAAAAAGGCAATGAAAGAGATAACTAATTAA
- a CDS encoding acetate--CoA ligase family protein, which produces MKLFEYEAKTIMSSVGIPVPKGQVIKIAEEVFNLRLNYPIVIKCQVQSGGRGKAGGVKFANNLDEAYEICKKLLTLEINGIKTSSLLIEPKTEIEKELYIAITLDRSKKYHILLGSSSGGIEIESSHSVKIIPIENEYKPYLGRRLAKSIGLSQNKLSIVSEIINKLYFLYEAHDLDLAEINPLVFTKDGNILALDGKMTVNDDALDRQPFFQGWEVSHLTDLSEREQKAKIVGLNLVELKGKIGIICNGAGLTMATMDLVKQSGGEPANFLDVGGGADQNQVIRALKLVADNPNVKVLLINILGGITACDEVAKALKVFSKENLDRKLIVRLLGNNQEKAREIMKGTGIQSIDDLDSAVKESVIKQ; this is translated from the coding sequence ATGAAACTATTTGAATATGAAGCAAAAACAATAATGAGCTCTGTTGGTATCCCAGTACCAAAAGGTCAAGTTATAAAAATTGCAGAAGAAGTTTTTAACCTAAGACTTAATTATCCTATTGTAATTAAATGCCAAGTCCAAAGCGGCGGCCGTGGAAAAGCTGGAGGAGTTAAGTTTGCAAATAATCTTGACGAGGCCTATGAAATATGCAAAAAACTTTTAACACTTGAAATAAATGGGATTAAAACAAGTTCACTTTTAATTGAACCAAAAACAGAAATTGAAAAAGAATTATACATTGCAATTACTTTAGATCGTTCAAAAAAATACCATATACTTCTTGGCTCATCTAGTGGTGGAATTGAAATAGAATCTTCTCATTCTGTAAAAATAATTCCAATTGAAAACGAATACAAACCATATTTAGGAAGAAGACTTGCAAAAAGTATTGGGCTTTCACAAAATAAGCTGTCAATAGTTAGTGAAATTATAAACAAACTTTATTTTCTTTACGAAGCCCATGACTTAGATTTAGCAGAAATAAATCCTCTTGTTTTTACAAAAGATGGAAACATTCTTGCACTTGATGGGAAAATGACAGTAAATGACGATGCCTTAGACAGGCAGCCATTTTTCCAAGGCTGGGAAGTAAGCCACTTAACTGATTTAAGTGAGCGTGAACAAAAAGCAAAAATTGTAGGGTTAAATCTTGTTGAACTAAAAGGAAAAATTGGGATTATTTGTAATGGTGCTGGACTTACAATGGCAACAATGGATCTTGTAAAACAATCTGGTGGTGAACCTGCAAATTTTTTAGATGTGGGAGGCGGAGCAGATCAAAATCAAGTAATTAGAGCATTAAAACTTGTAGCTGATAATCCAAACGTTAAAGTTCTTCTTATAAATATTTTAGGTGGAATTACTGCTTGTGATGAAGTTGCAAAAGCACTTAAAGTTTTTAGCAAAGAAAATCTAGATAGAAAATTAATAGTCCGCCTTCTTGGAAACAATCAAGAAAAAGCAAGAGAAATTATGAAAGGGACTGGAATTCAATCAATTGACGATTTAGATTCAGCCGTGAAGGAATCTGTTATAAAACAATGA